The Candidatus Thorarchaeota archaeon DNA window GTGACCAATAAAGGGGATTCGCCCATCAATAACGTGACGATCTCCGATGTGGGTTTCCTATCATACTATACCACGATTTCCGTTTCTGGAGACACCACCAAGATGTTTACAACCCTTGGTGCTGGAGAATCGCAGAGCATGACCTACACGGTCACATTCCAGAACGAGGGAACCTACAAATTCGATGGGGCACAGCTCACCTATACCTACAATGGCGAGCAGTATTCCAAGGTCACTCCTGATGATGGATTCACTGTGATGCAGAGTGCTGGTGGGGTCTTCACCCAGATGATCGGTGATGGCTGGCCATACACTGGTGGGGTCATTGCACTCATCGCGCTTGTTGGTGTCTGGCAGATTGTTGGTATCTTCAAGCGAAGACAATAGGCTCTTTCGAATTGCTGGCTCTTTACGGGGCCAGCAATCCTGCTCTTTTTTGATTATCTTTATCTTGTAATCCTGCAATGTCTGTATGGATACTGATGTCGCTTAAGGATGAACTAAACGGCTTCCTGAAGGTTCCCGATCTCTTCTTTGGGATTCCGCCTCCGTCAGAGGGGCTTCCAGATGTAGGTGTGATAGGTGTGCCCTATGATCTCACATCAAGTTATTCTCCCGGCTGTCGTTTTGGCCCAGACGCCATTCGTCGGGCCACTACTGGTGTATGGTCTCACAGTCAACCATCCTTAGCAGGCATTTCAACTCCTACAGCACGTGGATTTCTCAGCAAGGCTATCACCCTTGAGGACGTTGGCGATCTTGAGGTTGATCTTCGACAACCCGAGCCAGCCATGTACGACATCTCTGATGCGGTCTATAGGGTCTCTCAGAAAGGGACCTATCTCCTCTTTCTGGGTGGCGATCACTTCATCACATATCCCATTGTTCGTGGACTGAAGCGTGGGTCGCCTGGGGAATACGGACTCATCTGGTTCGATGCGCATGCCGACTTTTATCCTGACTATGCAGGCTACAAGCTCTCCCATGCCACGACTCTCCGTCGTATCGTTCACGACAATCTTGTCACACCTCAAAACATAGCAGCCCATGATCTACGAAGTGCTATCTATTCTCAGATCGAAGAGTTGCTCGGCAGTGGGTCTTCTTGGATTGCAGACCTCAATTCCTTTCGGAGTGCTGTGATCGACATCGCCCAGCGCGTGGACGCAATCCACATTACTATCGATCTTGACGTACTTCGCCCTGAGGTCGTTCCCGGGGTGGCGCATCCCGAATCGGGAGGTCTCACGCCTGACGAACTGTTCGAGTTTCTACGAGTGGCCTTTGCAACAGGGAAGGTCCGATCTGCTGATATAGTGGAATTAAACCCATTACTTGATAAGACTGGGCTTGCTACTATCACAGCACGAGATGTAGTCAAGGAAATCCTTGCTGGATTTGCATATCAGAAGAGTTAAGTCAAGATAGACTGGCTTATTTCTTCAACTGACAAGTGCGCCTGAATTTAGGCCCAAGCTCTACAATAGAGGTAACAACAATGGTTGATTATGATGTAATCATTGCCGGTGCAGGCTCCGCAGGCAGCGTCACGGCATATACACTTGCTAAACGCGGGAGATCCGTGTTACTGATTGATCGAAAGGAACATGATATTATCGGGCTCAAGACCTGTGGTGATGCACTGGGCTCGCATCATATGAAAGAGCTCGCGGAACTAATTCAGCTCCCTGGCGTACCACGTGATGTGGTCGAGCACGATGTGACCGGAATCGATCTCATAGCTCCTGATATGGAACATCGTCTGAGGATGACCGGTCCCTCTACAACTGGCTACTCCTTCAATAGGCACAAGTTTGGCCAATGGCTCCTTGGGCTTGCAGAGAAGGCGGGGGCTGAGGTCATGGCCTCAACTCATGTAAAGAAACTGCTTCTCACGGACGGAAAGGTCTCCGGTGTCCGAATTCGCTCGTCGGACAGTGACAGTGATCGAGATCTCTCAGCTCATATTGTCATTGACGCGACTGGTGCTACCGGGATGCTCCGTCGTCAATTACCTGAGAGCACACCGATCGAGCGGACTATTGAAAAAGTCGATCAGATGGTCGCATGGCGTGATGTCTATGAGACCCCTGAGTATACTTTCGAGACCCCTGAGATCCTAGAGATCTATTGGAATCAGGAACAGACTCTTGGTGGTTATACGTGGGTCTTTCCACAGGGGCCAAACCGCGTCAATGTCGGTCTTGGATATATGATGCTTCCTGGTCACCGTGCACCGAAAGAGGTCTTTGACAGCTTCATTCGCACCACGTGGGACTTCATGAAGACGAAACTAAACGTGATCGACAGCAGTGGTGGTATTGCTCCAGTTCGTCGGCCCATTGACACCATGGTCGATGACAACTTCATGTTAGTTGGTGATGCAGCCTGTCAAGTGAATCCTGTTCATGGCGGTGGTATTGGCTCCTCAATGTTGGGTGGTGCCCTTGCAGGTCTGACAGCCTCTGATGCTCTTGAGGCAGGTGACACATCAATCGAGAGTCTGTGGTCATACAATCCTCGCTATATGCAGGCCTATGGCATCAAGCAGGCATCTTTGGACATTTTCAGATGGTTCCTGCTGAATATCACCAATGAGGACATTGACTTTGCATTCCGAAAGGGAATCATCAAGGGTGCGGATCTATTACATGTCAGTATCACTGGTAAGATGGACATCGGGATTGGTGACAAGTTCAAGCGGCTCGTTTCGGGAATCGGTAACATTCCCCTGCTTAAGCGTGTCAATCGGGTCGCCCACCTCATGGAAGATATCAAGGCTGTATATGCCGAGTATCCGGACTCTCCGGCAGGTCTGGCTGACTGGCAGAAGCGACTTGTTCCGATCTATGAGGCGGCTAAGAAAGCTTAGTTTGATCCTTTGTGTAAGGATGCTTGCTCACGAGCATCCTCTTTCTCTCTCTCTCATCTCTGGCGGTATGTTCTATGGCATCAGTCGAACAGGTTCGCCTGTCACTTGGTACAGCAATTCAGATGGGGCTCGTTGATGGGACTAAGGATCCTGATTTCACGACAGCATTCTTTATGACCTATTACAAGGGTCGTTGTGTTGCAAATTGTGCCTTTTGTCCACAGGCCCGTGAGAGCAGTAGCCATTCGGATCTTCTAGCCCGTATCGCTTGGCCAGTATACCAATTCTCAGATGCACTTGATCGATTGCGCACGACGGAGGGGTTTCTCCGTATTTGCATTCAGTGCGTGAACTATCCACATTTCGTTGACGATGTAGAGTTCATGGTGCGCCGGATTCGTGAGGTCTCTTCGGTTCCATTATCTGCCGCAACGGGCCCTGTGACACGTGATGAGATGCACCGCCTCAAGGACGCAGGGGTTGACAATATTGGAATCGCGCTGGATGCCTCTTCGCCTGAACTGTTTTCTCAGATCAAGGGTGAGGGTCGGCGCGCTCCATTTCATTGGGACTCACACATCGCTTCGCTCAAAGAGGCCCTTGAGATCTTTGGCTCTGGGAGCGTGACGACACATCTCATAATCGGGCTTGGTGAGTCCGAGGGTGAGGCATTAGGTTTTCTCAAGACGATGCTCGATCTTGGTGTCAGCGTTGGACTCTTTGCCTTCACCCCGATTCGAGGCACTGCATTAGAAAAACGCCCTCAGCCCCCGATATCGACGTATAGACGAGTACAGGTTGCCCGATATCTTCTCTTCAATGGTCTATTACCCGCATCGAAGATTCTAATTGATGATCGCGGCCGTATCACCGTAGATGCAAGTCCGGACTGGTTGCGTGAGACCCTCTCTTCAGGGGCTGCATTCAGGACATCCGGGTGCGTCGGGTGCAATCGTCCGTACTATAACGAACGACCACGTGGTCCACTCTACAATTATCATCGCCCTCTTGAGGGAGTCGAGGTAGAGGAGGCTCTTGAAGAGACAGAGTTGGTATGACATGGAAGAGATACGATTCATTGACCTTGAAGTGAATCCTGCTGCAATGAACATGGCAATCGATGAGGCGATCATGCTTGCTATGAGGGACGGCAAGGCTCCTCCCACACTGCGTATCTATCGCTGGCAACCATCAGCCGTGTCCATTGGAGTCTTTCAGGGTATGGAAGAAGAAGTGGATGTGGCATTCTGCCGTGAGCACGGCATCGATGTGGTCCGGCGTGTGACTGGTGGCGGGGCTGTCTATCACGATTATGATGGAGAGATCACCTACAGTATCATCTTGCCGCAGGGCCACAGGCTGGTACCTTCTGACATCATCGAGTCCTATGAGATTCTCTGCAAAGGGATAGTCGTGGCATTGGAGCGACTTGGTATTGAGGCTCAGTTTCACCCCATTAACGACATCGTGACTGGTGGGAAGAAGATCTCAGGTAACGCCCAGACCCGACGATACGGGACTGTTCTGCAGCATGGTACGACACTCATGGATCTTGATGTGGAAAAGATGTTCTCGATACTCAAAGTCCCAAAAGAGAAAATATCCGACAAGATGATCAAGGATGTCAAGCAACGGGTCATATCTATTCGTGATGTTCTTGGCCGAGATGTTGAGATGCGTGAACTTAGAGATGCATTGGTCGAAGGCTTTTCCTCGGCGTTAGGAGTGAAGCTGGTCGCAGGTCACCTCTCAGAGTCTGAGAAGCAGACCGCTAAGGATCTTGCACGCGCAAAGTATTCCAGCAAAGACTGGAACTTTTCGAGGTGATATGTTGTATCGCGCACAGTACAAAGTCCCCGGTGGAAAACTCATCAAGGTTCAGGTGACTCTCTCGGACGCCACGATTCAGCAGATCCAGTTTACTGGTGATTTTTTTCTTCACCCAGAGTCTGCTCTTGTTGGCCTCGAAGAGGCTCTTATCGGTGAGCAGGTCGATGAGACCTCACTGAGTGAGCGTATTGATGCATTTTTCAGAGAGCAGGGCGTTCAGGTCATTGGTTGTTCGGCGCAAGATTTTGCGCATGTCATTGCTTTGGCATTTTCTACCACTGCATCTTCCTCTTGATTGAGAATATTTTCACTATTCAGGTACTCTGCAAACGCTAAAATAGGATTGTACCTTTTGGCTGCTCGATAATAATGACCGAAGAATGGTACCTATCAGATAAAAAGATCCGGAAGATCGACACCGATATAGCGAAGTTCAAACGGGATCTCAATTCTGTTGAAGCCGAACTGACCGGGATTAGTGCACGCATCGATGGCGAGATCGAGGACTTACGTAAGACTGCTGAGAGCAGACGTGAAGCATATGAATCAATGCGCCGCCGTATGAAAGAAGCCGAAAAGGATTGGCGTTCCGCTGACAAGGCCTACAGCAAGGCCAAGGGTCAAAAATCTTCTAAGATCAAAGACTTGCAAAAGCGCGCAGATGGCCTCAAGAAGAGGATTCGCTCAGCTGAAGACGCACGCAAAAAGCGAATTCGTGAGTTAGAGCGTGAGAAAGAGAAGGAAGTCGAAAAGGCCAAACGCAAAAAGGAGAAAGAGATGGAACGCAGGAAAAAGGAAGAGGTTGCCCGCGTCGAGAAGGAGAAGCGCAGAGAACTCGGTCTCGATTGATGTTTAATCCCAATCATTCTCGTGATCGTTCGAGAAGTACCGCAATGCGGTCTTCTCTTTCCTCTTTTTCTACAAACTTGGCTCTCTTCCAGCCCTTGCTGATTTTCTTAGCCAGTTCCTCGTCAGTCACAAGAATCTCAAGTTTCTTATCGATCTCTATTCGATCAAGTTCATATGGTATGACCCGAAGGATAGTTTCCTCTTCCAGTCCAATTGCATCAAAGGTCCGGTTTACCTCCATTGAGTTGTCTCCTCCTCTTGCTTTTTGTGATCCATTTCCTGAAGTATGATCTCTCCAAGACTATCACTGATGATGAACCTCTTGCCGTCTACTGGATCTACTGCTATTGATGCGCCTTTTCCGTTGATGGGAAGCCGATACAATACCTCCAAGCTCTCGGCGTCAATGATTTGCATCGTGTGGTCTTCTGAGGCGGTCAGGATTTTGTTGTCGTGTGCCGACCACACCAAGTGCCTAATCCACCCTGTATGAACTCTCTGTTTTCTCAGTTGCTTTCCGGTCTTTGCATCCCAGATGATTAGGTCTCCTTCTGTTGTCCCCGCCACAATCTTTGTATCATCCGGGCTCCACGCAATGCTCCTGAGTTTTGCATCTATTGGCTCGGATTGCATGACAATCTCGTGGATATCTCGACGAGTTACAATTGTCACTACTCCGCGTTCATCCGGGTGTACTATCTTGTCGCCTTTATGGCTCCAACTCGTTTCTATGATTGGTATTTTCACAGTCTTTTCCTGTTCGATAAGATCCTTTTCGGGATTATAAATAATAATTTTTCCGTCCAGTCCTGATGTGAGGATAACATCTTCTGAAGGGTGCCACCACACAGTCCGGACAATTCCCTCGTGGATTTTCCTTCTATGTGTTGATATGATTGTTCTCAGGTCTTCGGAGAATTGGCATAGGATGACCTCCCCCTGTGACGAGCTTATACTGATCCGGTTCCCCTCTTTTCTCCAGCTACATGAGATCAACCAGTTGTCAACAAATTTATTTTCAAAAATCACTTCATAGGTTTGCAGATCCCAGATTCTAAACCAACCATCATCGCTCACAGTTGCAAAATGTTTTCCATCAGGTGACCATTCCACGTGATCGACCCAGTATGTTGTTGGTCTGATTTTAATTTCTTTTTTAATTGGCAGGAACCGAAAAGTGAGACCGACTGGTTGTACGGAATAGGCTGTTCCGAACTCGGTACTATAATTCAATGTTACTATATTCGGCTCTGCAATCGTGGTTGGGGGTTCCTCGATCCACAAAATCCCCTTATTCCTCTGAGCAACAACTATGTTCTTGTCATCCGCCCAGACACGAAGGATCGGTTCTTTATCTAACTGAATCGTTTTAGTATCTGGTCCTTCCTTATCCTGAGTCGTTTCAATATTATTTGATTCTATATTCCAGATGAAAATCTGTCCCGTTACATTGCCAACAACAAGTCTATTTCCCGACTTGCTCCAGACAGGGGGTGCATGTATTCCTACTGGCCCTTGAATCTGCCCGGTGATTTTTATTTTATTCTCGTCCTGAATCCTCCAAATAAGTATCTTGCCATCCGCCGATACTGAGGCAATAAGGTTTCGAATGTGGTTCCATGCTACACCTGTCACTGCTGCTTTATGGTCCTTGAGTTCTATTAGGCACTCGCCAGTCTTTACGTTCCATATCCGTACAGTTCTATCCGCAGAGGCTGATGCAATATATAATCCGTTTGAACTCCACGCGATTGACATCACTCCTCGGCTATGACCCTCAAGTCTTTGCTCAACTGTTCCCTGCCAATGGTTCCAGATGATGACAGAACGATCATCTCCTGCCGAAGCAACACGTTTGCCATCAGGTCGCCACGCAATATCATTGATGTATCCCTTATGGCCCTGCAAGATTTTTAGATGATGCCCCGATTTGGCGTCATGTAGTCTAATTGTCGTATCAATGGATCCAGTTGCTACTATTGGAAGATCGGGATGCCATGCCACTGCTCCGACGATCTCTGATTGAGCATCTGAGACCCGGATCAGTACTTTCCCAGTGCTCTCGGCGACAATCTTCGCAAAGCCCCTGTTCTTTGATATTCTGTACATTATCTCACTGATTCTTGCCAGTGTTGCATTATCCGTTTTTAGCGATGTAATCCTGTCAAGGATACGGTCGTGTAACAGATTTGCAAGGTATGGATCATATTCTACAATTTTTATTATGTCGCTCATATTGCAATCGTGATGACTGAGGAACTCTTCGTATAGTCCGACCTCCCAATCTGTGTCATAGATAGTCTTTTTCTTCTTGAGGCAATCAATAATCAGATTTGCAATGCTGGCGTGAGGAAACCTGTAATATGCATCTAAATTATGAGTGTGCTTTATGATATCTCCCGAGTCTGCATACGCATGCAGTACTCTCTCAACGTTCGTGCAATCTCTCAAGAACTCCAAATTTGACAGGAACGATTCGGATACTGCAATCTCAAGTTGTGAGAATCGTGCCAGTGTGCCAAGTATCTTTGTGACTTTGACTTGGCTCATGTCTTTCAAGATATCTCTGACAGGATCATTTCGAACCACGACCTGCGCGTGTTCATGGAATAAGTGGGTCGTCAATGCATCACAAACATCCACCTTCCCCTCTGACTGTTTGATAGTTTCTATCTGGAAAAACAGCTCCCACAGTGTATCTCTCTGGAGCTTGGCCAGTCTTCTTACTGCCCTCTCATTGCCATCGACGTATCCTTTCTCTATTAGCCTGTCGACAATCTCATTCATTATGACCTGCGTATCATTTTCATCAATGGTGATCATAGGTATCTGACCAAGCAGATCGACAAACTCCTGCTGTGGCCGGCTTCTACTGAGGAGCAGTATGTGAATGCGATTCTTGTATCGAGATGCGATAGTCTTCACAGTTCTAAGCAGCTCGTTCGCAATTGATAATTTTAAATGGACATCATCGACGATCAACAGGACTCGTGATGATTTCTTAGTTTTGAGAAATGTCTCCAGTCGTTGTGCGAGTGATGTCAGTATATTTGCATCGAGAAATGACACGTTACGGTAGTATACCTCCCACAGATTTCCAGCCATAGTAAGGCCAAATGAAAATGCGATCGTCGTCTTGCCCGCACCTGATGGTGCCATCAACAATTGTGCTGTATTGGCCTCTAAATTTTCTGCAAGTTTATTCAATATCGGCGGTCTCTCAACAATGTAACCATGCATAAAATCAACAAGACTTGGATACGGTGTTCTGAAAAACATGGGCTGTTCTGTTAACTCGGTATTTTGATCACGCTCGAAACCTGTGATATACGACCAGATGGAGTGGAACTCATGCAATTGTATTTGGTCGTACTTCTGTTCGATCTGTGCAAGTATCTTTTGGATAATATCTTGCAGGTCGTGGATCTCCTTCTTGATGCTGTCTTCTTCTGCCCGGATGCCATGGAGTTCCTCGATCGTCTGATTGAACATCGCTCTTGTAAAGATCAGTCCCAATTCAGGGGACTCGCTGTAGATCCCCACCATCTCTTCCCATACTATTTCTGCGATGATCTCTGCATGGTTCTGTGGGATATTCTTTCCTATGATCCATTCAGTGATGGCATTACTACTTGTTGAGGTAATCAAATCCCTCAGTACTTCCTCATCCAATTTGATGAGCTGCGAGATCACTTTCTTGTATCTCTCTACCTCTGAGTCGGGGATTGTGATCTGTTTGGCGGCCGCATTAAATACGGCTTTTACACTGAGTCGTTTCTTAATCATATCTACAAGTGGCAATAAGAAGTCCGACATCTCGACCCACGGTTCGACGAACTCCGTTACACCGACCACTGCCTCATGGACATAACGTGCACCTACGGCAATAGAACAGAGCGTCTGCTTGAAGGCTCCACCGATATTGATACTTCCCAACACTCCCCTGACGGAATTAGCAATGGCTGTCGCCTGTCTGAATAGCCTCTCAAGCGGATTTCTCATTCTGGTCTCCCTCGTCAATGATTTAATTGTCTTCGATTAAATCGACGATCGCTGTCCTTTGCTTTGATGACAGATTCTTAATCCCAAATATCACAATGACCAGTATTGCCAAGATTGTGATGACCACCATATGGAATATCTCATTAAAAACAAAACCTGTTTCTATTACGATCGCAATGCCCGCCGCATTTTCCATGGCGTGGTACAGAGTTGGAACGACCAGATTTCCACGAGCCGAGTTATAGAGCCAAGTCATTATAATGGTCACAAACACAGTTTCGATCACAAAGACGCTCACCGATCCAAACACCTTGAGCATCTGACTATCTTTGACCAAAAAGTGGGGCCAATGCCAACCTGCCCACATGAGACCTACAATGATACTTGAGATGAGTGCGTTATGCCTTCCCTGAAGTTCCGGCAAGGCGAATCCACGCCAACCTATCTCTTCCCATACGTTCATGAGGACTGACGAAATCAGAAGCGGAATGATCGTTACCCAGTTTATCAATGTGAGATCATAGACCGCTCCAAATGCAATTACAATTCCCAAGGTGCCGACGAACAGCAAAAGAGGAATCATCAGAGATAGAACTAACCACACAGGAGCGCACTTGCGAGAGAACGCACTAAACAAGAATTTTGATCTCTCGCCATAGTACTGTCTCACAACAAGTATTGCTGCAATAGTGGGAGAGAGTCCACCTAAGGTCATCATGATCGAGAGCAAGACCGGGTTGTCAGGGATTATCCCATATGATGATAACACCCACGGCAGAAAGCATACTCCACCAATGAGCAAAGTTACAACATAGAAAATTCCCGCCTTTTTATCCTCATCGCGCATAATACTCAGCAACGTGATTTTTAACGGGATTAATAAATCTCATGTAAAGATATTTGTCCCCTGCACACCCGACCTGTGCCAAATTCATTGTATTCCCATCATTTTTGCGGAGATACTGCCGTTGACTACTTCTCAGGAAGAGTGAAATATTACAACTTTATTACTTGAGGTTTGAAACAATTGATTTACCTTGTCCTGCCGACTGGGTGATGGAGACGGAATCTATGGCACTGAATGCGTACTTTACAATAGTTCTACTGGCTATTGCTCTCTTCTTTATCGTCTGGGGCCTCGGTTGGCTCCTTGAGAATCTATCACATCGCGCTCTACAGACCACTCGGGACATCGGTTCGCGTGCGTGGCGGCTCTTAGTCGGTCCGGGTGTCGCGCTTCACGAGTCGTCCCATGCGCTCGGCTGTGTCTTCACGGGCACGGAGATCGTGGAGTTCAAGCCCATCAATATTGAGGTCACCGATGACGGAGTCATTCTTGGCTATGTTCGACACAGGGTACCCTCCAGCCCTATTAAGGGCGCAATCATCGGACTCGCTCCGGTTGCGGTCTCTCTAATACTATTGGTGTTCTTTGCCTTAGGTGCAACGTATCTAGTTCCGGGAACCCCTGGAATTGGAGGCGAGGCATTGCAACTCTTGCAGAATCTGATCTCCCTCAAGGCAAATCCGACCCTACTGAACGATCCTGTATATCCCCTTGTTGCGATCTTTGGTTTCGTGTACGAGTTCATCTACACCTTTGCGGGTCTCACTGTAGTAAATCCACTCTTCTGGATCGTGGCGTTTCTCGCAATGACAATAATGTTCTCCAACGCCCCCTCCGATGTGGATATCAAGAACTCGGCCACTGGCTTGAAGATCATCCTGATCTTTGATCTTGTGTGGTTGATCATAGCCTTTCTATTCCCTGTTGCGGGCTGGGCCCTGTACGGTATCTTCGAACTCATTGCTGTGATGTGGGCTCTCTCTCTCGGTTTTGCAATCGTTGGCTTTGGACTGTTTTTGCTTATTGCCGGAATGTCACGGATTCAGTATCCCTATAACATCCTGCCGTTCA harbors:
- a CDS encoding radical SAM protein; the encoded protein is MASVEQVRLSLGTAIQMGLVDGTKDPDFTTAFFMTYYKGRCVANCAFCPQARESSSHSDLLARIAWPVYQFSDALDRLRTTEGFLRICIQCVNYPHFVDDVEFMVRRIREVSSVPLSAATGPVTRDEMHRLKDAGVDNIGIALDASSPELFSQIKGEGRRAPFHWDSHIASLKEALEIFGSGSVTTHLIIGLGESEGEALGFLKTMLDLGVSVGLFAFTPIRGTALEKRPQPPISTYRRVQVARYLLFNGLLPASKILIDDRGRITVDASPDWLRETLSSGAAFRTSGCVGCNRPYYNERPRGPLYNYHRPLEGVEVEEALEETELV
- a CDS encoding arginase family protein, whose amino-acid sequence is MSLKDELNGFLKVPDLFFGIPPPSEGLPDVGVIGVPYDLTSSYSPGCRFGPDAIRRATTGVWSHSQPSLAGISTPTARGFLSKAITLEDVGDLEVDLRQPEPAMYDISDAVYRVSQKGTYLLFLGGDHFITYPIVRGLKRGSPGEYGLIWFDAHADFYPDYAGYKLSHATTLRRIVHDNLVTPQNIAAHDLRSAIYSQIEELLGSGSSWIADLNSFRSAVIDIAQRVDAIHITIDLDVLRPEVVPGVAHPESGGLTPDELFEFLRVAFATGKVRSADIVELNPLLDKTGLATITARDVVKEILAGFAYQKS
- a CDS encoding WD40 repeat domain-containing protein yields the protein MRNPLERLFRQATAIANSVRGVLGSINIGGAFKQTLCSIAVGARYVHEAVVGVTEFVEPWVEMSDFLLPLVDMIKKRLSVKAVFNAAAKQITIPDSEVERYKKVISQLIKLDEEVLRDLITSTSSNAITEWIIGKNIPQNHAEIIAEIVWEEMVGIYSESPELGLIFTRAMFNQTIEELHGIRAEEDSIKKEIHDLQDIIQKILAQIEQKYDQIQLHEFHSIWSYITGFERDQNTELTEQPMFFRTPYPSLVDFMHGYIVERPPILNKLAENLEANTAQLLMAPSGAGKTTIAFSFGLTMAGNLWEVYYRNVSFLDANILTSLAQRLETFLKTKKSSRVLLIVDDVHLKLSIANELLRTVKTIASRYKNRIHILLLSRSRPQQEFVDLLGQIPMITIDENDTQVIMNEIVDRLIEKGYVDGNERAVRRLAKLQRDTLWELFFQIETIKQSEGKVDVCDALTTHLFHEHAQVVVRNDPVRDILKDMSQVKVTKILGTLARFSQLEIAVSESFLSNLEFLRDCTNVERVLHAYADSGDIIKHTHNLDAYYRFPHASIANLIIDCLKKKKTIYDTDWEVGLYEEFLSHHDCNMSDIIKIVEYDPYLANLLHDRILDRITSLKTDNATLARISEIMYRISKNRGFAKIVAESTGKVLIRVSDAQSEIVGAVAWHPDLPIVATGSIDTTIRLHDAKSGHHLKILQGHKGYINDIAWRPDGKRVASAGDDRSVIIWNHWQGTVEQRLEGHSRGVMSIAWSSNGLYIASASADRTVRIWNVKTGECLIELKDHKAAVTGVAWNHIRNLIASVSADGKILIWRIQDENKIKITGQIQGPVGIHAPPVWSKSGNRLVVGNVTGQIFIWNIESNNIETTQDKEGPDTKTIQLDKEPILRVWADDKNIVVAQRNKGILWIEEPPTTIAEPNIVTLNYSTEFGTAYSVQPVGLTFRFLPIKKEIKIRPTTYWVDHVEWSPDGKHFATVSDDGWFRIWDLQTYEVIFENKFVDNWLISCSWRKEGNRISISSSQGEVILCQFSEDLRTIISTHRRKIHEGIVRTVWWHPSEDVILTSGLDGKIIIYNPEKDLIEQEKTVKIPIIETSWSHKGDKIVHPDERGVVTIVTRRDIHEIVMQSEPIDAKLRSIAWSPDDTKIVAGTTEGDLIIWDAKTGKQLRKQRVHTGWIRHLVWSAHDNKILTASEDHTMQIIDAESLEVLYRLPINGKGASIAVDPVDGKRFIISDSLGEIILQEMDHKKQEEETTQWR
- a CDS encoding lipoate--protein ligase family protein, which translates into the protein MKRQSWYDMEEIRFIDLEVNPAAMNMAIDEAIMLAMRDGKAPPTLRIYRWQPSAVSIGVFQGMEEEVDVAFCREHGIDVVRRVTGGGAVYHDYDGEITYSIILPQGHRLVPSDIIESYEILCKGIVVALERLGIEAQFHPINDIVTGGKKISGNAQTRRYGTVLQHGTTLMDLDVEKMFSILKVPKEKISDKMIKDVKQRVISIRDVLGRDVEMRELRDALVEGFSSALGVKLVAGHLSESEKQTAKDLARAKYSSKDWNFSR
- a CDS encoding CPBP family intramembrane metalloprotease, producing the protein MRDEDKKAGIFYVVTLLIGGVCFLPWVLSSYGIIPDNPVLLSIMMTLGGLSPTIAAILVVRQYYGERSKFLFSAFSRKCAPVWLVLSLMIPLLLFVGTLGIVIAFGAVYDLTLINWVTIIPLLISSVLMNVWEEIGWRGFALPELQGRHNALISSIIVGLMWAGWHWPHFLVKDSQMLKVFGSVSVFVIETVFVTIIMTWLYNSARGNLVVPTLYHAMENAAGIAIVIETGFVFNEIFHMVVITILAILVIVIFGIKNLSSKQRTAIVDLIEDN
- a CDS encoding NAD(P)/FAD-dependent oxidoreductase, yielding MVDYDVIIAGAGSAGSVTAYTLAKRGRSVLLIDRKEHDIIGLKTCGDALGSHHMKELAELIQLPGVPRDVVEHDVTGIDLIAPDMEHRLRMTGPSTTGYSFNRHKFGQWLLGLAEKAGAEVMASTHVKKLLLTDGKVSGVRIRSSDSDSDRDLSAHIVIDATGATGMLRRQLPESTPIERTIEKVDQMVAWRDVYETPEYTFETPEILEIYWNQEQTLGGYTWVFPQGPNRVNVGLGYMMLPGHRAPKEVFDSFIRTTWDFMKTKLNVIDSSGGIAPVRRPIDTMVDDNFMLVGDAACQVNPVHGGGIGSSMLGGALAGLTASDALEAGDTSIESLWSYNPRYMQAYGIKQASLDIFRWFLLNITNEDIDFAFRKGIIKGADLLHVSITGKMDIGIGDKFKRLVSGIGNIPLLKRVNRVAHLMEDIKAVYAEYPDSPAGLADWQKRLVPIYEAAKKA